The DNA sequence TTCGTGGCGGTTATCATAGTAATGCCACCCCTCAGAATCCATGTAACCAAGAAGATTCTCAAAGGCCCACAGCGAGAAGCCAAAAGAAAGGATCCTTGCCTCGGCCCAGTCGACAATCCCTGTAATGCAACCGGTTTCAGGATTTATAAGCATGTTCATTTCATTAAGGTCTTGGTGACTAAGAATAAAAGGGAGTCTCTCTGAGAAAAGCAACGGTAGCTCTTTGCGGACTGCATCTAGGTTTGTCGCAAACCGAGACGGTAGTGATAGGGAAAGACGATCAAGTTTAGAGCGGAATTCGATAAGTAAGGCAGCAGCCTTATCTGGACACAACTGTTGGCCGTTGTTCCATGACTGAGCAAAAAATCTATATGCTGTTAGGCgaaaacttaaaataaagcAAGAAAGTTGTAGTCATACTTTGCGAGGTCTTTGGTAGTGTTGCATTGTCGGAACCTGGCCGCTGGAGGCTGAATAGCAGAGCCGTCGCGTGCCATAATGTAAGTAGTCCCAGGAAGCTTGTCCATCTCGTAGATGTGGAGAGGTCGTGATTGACCGATTGTTCCGTGGTACTTGCAACCAGTCACAAACTGCGGATGGACTATCTTGGCAAGGTCCAAAAGGACAGTGTCTAATTTGGAATCATGGACTCGAAATTGGAAGAGCTTGGATCCGTCTGTCCCAGCCGTCAACGTGTAACTAAACATTCCCTGAATCTCGACGGGAATCACCGGCCCGCCGACACAGGACAGCACAAAATCATCACATTGCTGCCTTATCACAGACGTGTTTTCTATGAAGAAATCGTTGATTGCGCCACTCAGGGTGTAGGGGACTGCCATTGAATTGATGAACAAAGAGCAGTGGAGAGAAGTGGGGAGTAAACTAATAGTGAATAGGTTAGTGTCCTGTGTTGTGGGAATTTCTAACTTACAATAGGGTTAGTCCAGAACTGGGCACGTGAGCTGCGTGTGATATCTGTTGTTGTTACTCGAGGTTAGGTCCTGCTCAGGAGTTTTTGATGACTTACCAATGCCTCGAAATTTGTTAAATTATGTCTCTACTTTGTTTTTATAATTGATGACTCAGTTTTCCAAGCCGTATTttatcttatattataacccaacttatttagtttttaattatcGATCTTGAACTTGATGGACCTTTTGCTCTTAGTGTATAAAAACATAAGGACTTAATTTTGAACACTCTATATACTACGTAAACAAATCTGCTCCCTTGTCTACCTATATACACATCCGCGAAAGCTCacttaatcttttttttaaaaaaaggaaaactTATAACTTTCTACAACTACAGATCgccattttatttttcttttggtcCATAACAGAGCAGGTCTTATGGCCGCCACGGTCGCGGTATTTTCGAAAACCTTTGTG is a window from the Trichoderma atroviride chromosome 5, complete sequence genome containing:
- a CDS encoding uncharacterized protein (EggNog:ENOG41); translation: MAVPYTLSGAINDFFIENTSVIRQQCDDFVLSCVGGPVIPVEIQGMFSYTLTAGTDGSKLFQFRVHDSKLDTVLLDLAKIVHPQFVTGCKYHGTIGQSRPLHIYEMDKLPGTTYIMARDGSAIQPPAARFRQCNTTKDLAKFFAQSWNNGQQLCPDKAAALLIEFRSKLDRLSLSLPSRFATNLDAVRKELPLLFSERLPFILSHQDLNEMNMLINPETGCITGIVDWAEARILSFGFSLWAFENLLGYMDSEGWHYYDNRHELEGIFWQTFLAEANSTSDGDLQLIRVARMAGLFFRYGFDWDGEGVENVVDESSLSSLAYLDAFCTSDDWAPTRAASAADLL